A window of Bacteroidota bacterium contains these coding sequences:
- a CDS encoding M14 family zinc carboxypeptidase, which produces MVKFPLRLLLACVGLFGPVYGQDPLYPGGTYRPDVPRPEEWLGYRLGQHFSYHHRIVGYFEALAARSDRMRLERYGQTYERRPLMVAIFSSPENLARLEAIREAHLRLVDPRRYPDVRSVIVDLPIVVWLSYNVHGNEASSSEAAMRVAYQLAAGTDTLTERILRQAVVILDPCLNPDGRDRYASWINQAQGQRSDPNPEAWEHAEPWPGGRTNHYLFDLNRDWAWMTQLETQARIRLYNRWMPVVHVDYHEQGRESPYYFAPAAQPIHRQIPPEVLENMRVFGEGNREAFDARGWLYFTRENFDLLYPGYGDSWPSLNGAAGMTYEQAGGGSAGTAVELRDGTLLRLEDRIRHHVTSSMATLRTAVERRRELLERFRAAFERIVRVSRNEVQAYVLPPEAGDLGRRHLFLRLLLDQGVEVARLRESVRRVSVYNYATDRTETVDLPAGSFVIVTAQPKGALVRALMERRTEFSDSLTYDITAWTLPYAFGLVPFYSTTTPLTALEPVTEAPGPGGELIGGEARYAYLIPPDQYFFPKAIGLLMREGIRMRLAHRPFRLDGRRYPAGTLVIPLTRNEERRSALVELMRRVAAEAGVRIYAAQSGFVEEGFDLGSNYVSTFEQPRIAVLTGEGINPAEFGAIWYLLDRRFEVPYHNVPLAALAGLDLSRYNVLLLPPGNYGRIDSTTQARIRDWIQRGGVLVAVGSAARWAAESRARWTQAKVRRTPEPDEARKERLRRAAYAESERLALEGDIPGALLRVRLDPTHPVAYGYGNRYVTLKVGTLVLEPLDNVGNVAVYESEPLLNGYVPARLMRHLASGAAIVAEDVGRGRVILFADNPAFRAFWVDGHGLLLNAILLGPSR; this is translated from the coding sequence ATGGTCAAATTCCCGCTGCGCCTGCTGCTGGCCTGCGTGGGGCTTTTCGGTCCCGTCTACGGGCAGGACCCCCTATATCCCGGTGGCACCTATAGGCCCGACGTTCCCCGCCCCGAGGAATGGCTCGGATACAGGCTGGGGCAGCATTTCAGCTATCATCACCGCATCGTGGGCTATTTCGAGGCCCTGGCCGCCCGTTCCGATCGCATGCGGCTGGAGCGATACGGGCAGACATACGAGCGCCGTCCCCTTATGGTGGCCATCTTCTCCAGCCCCGAAAACCTGGCCCGACTGGAGGCGATCCGGGAGGCGCATCTGCGCCTGGTCGATCCCCGTCGCTATCCGGACGTGCGTTCCGTTATTGTAGATTTGCCCATCGTGGTTTGGCTCAGCTACAACGTGCACGGCAACGAGGCCTCCAGCTCCGAGGCCGCCATGCGCGTAGCCTATCAGCTTGCGGCCGGAACCGATACGCTTACCGAGCGCATCCTGCGGCAGGCCGTGGTGATTCTAGATCCGTGTCTTAATCCGGACGGCCGCGACCGATACGCAAGCTGGATCAACCAAGCCCAAGGTCAACGGTCTGACCCCAATCCGGAGGCCTGGGAGCATGCGGAGCCCTGGCCGGGCGGGCGGACAAACCATTACCTCTTCGACCTCAACCGGGACTGGGCCTGGATGACTCAACTGGAGACGCAGGCCCGTATTCGGCTCTACAACCGGTGGATGCCGGTCGTGCACGTGGACTATCACGAGCAGGGGCGCGAGTCCCCGTATTATTTCGCCCCCGCGGCCCAGCCCATACACCGCCAGATACCGCCTGAGGTGCTGGAGAACATGCGCGTATTCGGGGAGGGCAACCGAGAGGCCTTCGATGCGCGGGGCTGGTTGTACTTCACCCGAGAGAACTTCGACCTGCTCTATCCTGGCTATGGAGACTCCTGGCCCTCGCTTAACGGTGCGGCGGGCATGACGTATGAGCAGGCTGGAGGCGGTTCTGCGGGCACGGCCGTGGAGCTGCGCGACGGTACCTTGCTGCGGCTAGAGGACCGCATCCGGCATCACGTCACGAGCTCGATGGCCACCCTGCGTACGGCCGTGGAGCGCCGTCGGGAGTTGCTGGAGCGCTTTCGGGCCGCCTTTGAACGCATCGTGCGCGTGTCCCGAAACGAAGTACAGGCCTACGTCCTGCCCCCGGAGGCCGGAGACTTAGGCCGCCGGCACCTGTTTCTGCGGCTGCTGTTGGATCAGGGTGTGGAGGTGGCCCGGCTGCGGGAGTCCGTGCGGCGGGTGTCCGTCTACAATTATGCTACCGATCGGACCGAAACGGTCGATCTGCCGGCAGGTTCCTTTGTGATCGTCACCGCTCAGCCCAAGGGGGCTCTGGTGCGCGCGCTTATGGAGCGGCGCACGGAGTTCTCCGATTCCCTTACCTACGACATCACCGCCTGGACGCTGCCGTATGCGTTTGGGCTAGTGCCCTTTTACAGCACCACGACCCCCTTGACGGCCCTAGAGCCCGTAACAGAGGCCCCTGGCCCGGGGGGAGAGCTCATAGGCGGCGAGGCCCGATACGCCTATCTGATACCTCCCGATCAGTACTTCTTCCCAAAGGCCATCGGGCTGCTGATGCGCGAAGGGATCCGAATGCGCCTGGCGCATCGGCCTTTTCGGCTGGACGGGCGGCGCTATCCGGCCGGGACTCTGGTGATTCCGCTGACCCGAAACGAGGAGCGCCGCTCCGCGCTTGTCGAGCTCATGCGCCGCGTGGCCGCCGAGGCGGGAGTGCGCATTTACGCCGCTCAAAGCGGTTTCGTGGAGGAGGGATTTGATCTGGGCTCTAACTACGTCTCCACCTTTGAACAGCCCCGCATCGCCGTGCTCACCGGCGAGGGCATCAACCCCGCGGAGTTTGGGGCCATTTGGTATCTATTAGATCGGCGTTTTGAAGTTCCCTATCACAACGTGCCCCTTGCCGCGCTGGCCGGCCTGGACCTAAGCCGTTACAATGTGCTCTTGCTTCCCCCCGGAAACTACGGTCGCATCGACTCCACCACGCAGGCCCGCATCCGCGACTGGATTCAGCGCGGGGGGGTGCTGGTGGCCGTCGGTTCTGCTGCGCGATGGGCGGCCGAATCTAGGGCGCGCTGGACGCAGGCCAAGGTGCGTCGGACGCCCGAACCGGATGAAGCCCGAAAGGAGCGCCTCCGGCGCGCCGCCTATGCCGAAAGCGAGCGCCTGGCCCTCGAGGGCGATATACCCGGGGCCCTGTTGCGGGTGCGCTTAGATCCGACGCACCCGGTCGCCTACGGCTACGGGAACCGCTACGTGACGCTCAAGGTGGGCACCCTGGTTTTGGAGCCCCTCGACAACGTGGGCAACGTGGCCGTATACGAATCCGAACCCCTGCTGAACGGTTATGTGCCCGCGCGCCTGATGCGTCACCTCGCCTCAGGGGCGGCTATTGTGGCCGAGGACGTGGGCCGGGGCCGGGTGATCCTGTTCGCCGACAACCCCGCCTTCCGGGCCTTTTGGGTCGACGGACACGGGCTGCTGCTCAATGCGATCTTGCTGGGTCCAAGCCGTTAG
- a CDS encoding M14 family metallopeptidase: protein MRMRKLLGPLLWPYLLWAQVPDDGFYPGGRYAPEVPHPQTFLGYTLGEDFTPYDRVVAYLEAVARASARSRLVRYGQTHLGRPLHYMVLTDPANMARLEEIRQANLRLAEPRTLSAAEQERIVRENPVVVWLSYNVHGNEPPSTEAALRVIYQLAAGQDERTLRILRQAVVIVDPCLNPDGRERYVQYFRAYRQLRPNDNPDVVQHEEPWPGGRTNHYLFDLNRDWAWLVHPESRARIAAYRQWLPQVHIDYHEQNYNANYFTMPGMRPRNLLLPEENHQLAQRIGEAMNRAFDREQIQYFTRERFEFFYPGYGSSYPSLQGAIGMLTEQGGGSRAGLLVQTWDGTMLSFRQRVYNHFLTSMAALEEAVERREELLRYMARFFRDGISLRKGPALYVFPDRTESYLYRLLGVLHAHGVEIERARAPFVVPRPFDYRTGAPGPSRSFPAGTWIVRADQPRQVLVHTLLLREMALEDSLFYDVSTWSAPLAFGVEGYWSEQPLNVATERVTEPPTYRGQVRGLPAAYAYLIPWDHVQAPRALVRLWGWGYRVRSAGRPFRLEGRDFPRGSLILLLGQQPDSLRDRVHEDMRRLADQTGVWIYGAQRALVESGRDLASPSHIPIRPPRVLLVADRPISMYSYGQLWYAFEQELGYTVHPVRLSSLAQVDLRRYDVILFPGGGNLRPFIDSTLQARLRAWVESGGVLVALEGSALFFTQDRSRFTRVELVRPQEALQRARDAYTARLGWEAREDDQRHQELAGVALRGELDPTHPLGYGLEGEVYVFAQLAEAFRWNPQASGISWAGRYGADPNTLKVSGFISAYNRAKLAGGVWAALVQMGRGKVVLMLPNPNFRMYWLAYQRMLWNAVFLLPAL, encoded by the coding sequence ATGCGGATGCGCAAGCTGTTGGGGCCGCTGTTGTGGCCTTATCTGCTCTGGGCGCAGGTTCCGGATGACGGCTTTTATCCCGGTGGTCGATACGCGCCCGAGGTACCCCACCCGCAGACTTTTTTGGGATACACCCTGGGGGAGGACTTTACGCCCTACGATCGCGTGGTGGCCTATCTGGAGGCTGTCGCCCGCGCAAGCGCTCGATCGCGTCTGGTCCGCTACGGGCAGACCCATCTGGGCCGGCCCCTGCACTACATGGTGCTCACGGACCCCGCCAACATGGCCCGGCTGGAGGAGATTCGGCAGGCCAACCTTCGGCTTGCCGAACCGCGCACGCTTTCCGCCGCGGAGCAGGAGCGGATCGTGCGCGAAAACCCCGTTGTGGTCTGGCTCAGCTACAACGTGCACGGCAATGAGCCGCCCAGCACGGAGGCCGCGCTGCGCGTGATCTATCAGCTCGCGGCCGGCCAAGACGAGCGCACCCTGCGCATTTTGCGCCAAGCTGTGGTGATCGTCGACCCCTGTTTGAACCCCGACGGCCGGGAGCGTTATGTGCAGTACTTTCGTGCCTACCGGCAGCTCAGGCCCAATGACAACCCCGACGTCGTGCAGCATGAGGAGCCCTGGCCGGGCGGGCGGACGAACCACTATCTGTTCGACCTCAACCGCGATTGGGCCTGGCTTGTGCATCCGGAATCGCGCGCCCGCATCGCGGCCTACCGGCAGTGGCTGCCCCAGGTGCACATCGACTATCACGAGCAGAACTACAACGCCAACTACTTCACCATGCCGGGCATGCGGCCCCGCAACCTGCTATTGCCCGAGGAGAACCATCAGCTGGCTCAACGCATCGGGGAGGCCATGAACCGCGCCTTCGACCGAGAGCAAATTCAGTACTTTACGCGCGAACGCTTCGAGTTCTTCTATCCCGGTTACGGGTCCTCATACCCCAGCCTGCAGGGGGCCATCGGCATGCTCACCGAACAGGGCGGGGGCAGCCGGGCAGGGCTGCTTGTGCAGACCTGGGACGGCACGATGCTTAGCTTCCGACAGCGCGTCTATAACCATTTCCTGACCTCGATGGCCGCGCTGGAGGAGGCCGTCGAACGCCGAGAGGAGCTTCTGCGCTACATGGCGCGCTTTTTCCGCGACGGCATCAGCCTCCGAAAGGGCCCGGCCCTGTACGTGTTTCCGGATCGAACGGAGTCGTATCTGTACAGGCTTCTCGGCGTTCTGCACGCGCACGGGGTGGAGATAGAACGAGCCCGGGCCCCGTTTGTGGTGCCCCGACCCTTTGACTACCGGACCGGGGCGCCGGGCCCCAGCCGATCCTTTCCGGCCGGCACCTGGATCGTTCGCGCCGATCAGCCCCGACAGGTTCTCGTGCACACGCTGCTGTTGCGGGAGATGGCCCTGGAGGATTCGCTCTTTTACGACGTCTCGACCTGGTCTGCCCCTCTGGCCTTCGGAGTCGAGGGTTACTGGTCGGAGCAGCCTCTGAACGTCGCCACGGAACGCGTAACCGAACCCCCGACGTATCGGGGCCAGGTGCGCGGTTTGCCGGCCGCCTACGCCTATCTTATCCCATGGGATCATGTGCAGGCCCCTCGGGCCCTTGTGCGCCTGTGGGGGTGGGGCTACCGCGTGCGCTCAGCCGGGCGGCCTTTTCGGCTCGAAGGCCGGGATTTCCCCCGAGGCAGCCTGATCCTGCTGCTCGGTCAGCAGCCGGACTCGCTGCGCGATCGCGTGCACGAGGACATGCGGCGCCTGGCCGATCAGACCGGCGTTTGGATCTACGGGGCCCAGCGGGCGCTCGTGGAATCGGGTCGGGATCTGGCCTCGCCCTCGCACATTCCGATCCGCCCCCCCCGGGTGCTGCTGGTGGCCGACCGGCCCATTTCGATGTATAGCTACGGGCAGCTCTGGTATGCCTTCGAGCAGGAGCTGGGATACACGGTGCACCCCGTGCGCCTGAGCAGCCTGGCTCAGGTCGATCTGCGCCGCTACGACGTGATACTGTTCCCGGGCGGCGGCAACCTGCGCCCCTTTATCGACAGCACCTTGCAGGCCCGGCTGCGGGCTTGGGTCGAATCCGGAGGCGTACTTGTGGCTTTGGAGGGGTCGGCGCTGTTTTTCACGCAGGATCGGAGCCGCTTTACGCGTGTTGAGCTCGTCCGTCCCCAAGAGGCCCTGCAACGAGCTCGCGACGCCTACACGGCCCGTCTGGGCTGGGAGGCGCGCGAAGACGACCAACGCCATCAGGAGCTGGCCGGCGTGGCCTTGCGCGGGGAGCTGGATCCGACGCATCCGCTCGGATATGGGCTGGAGGGCGAAGTCTACGTTTTCGCCCAGCTTGCGGAGGCTTTCCGCTGGAACCCGCAAGCCAGCGGCATCTCATGGGCCGGCCGATACGGGGCAGACCCGAACACCCTGAAGGTCTCCGGCTTCATCAGCGCCTACAACCGGGCCAAACTGGCCGGGGGCGTCTGGGCGGCCCTGGTGCAGATGGGTCGAGGCAAGGTCGTGCTCATGCTCCCCAACCCGAACTTCCGCATGTACTGGCTGGCTTATCAGCGCATGCTCTGGAACGCCGTTTTTCTGTTGCCCGCTTTGTGA
- the fliR gene encoding flagellar biosynthetic protein FliR translates to MEWTTEYLVRWFLVVVRISGLLLAAPFWGMAFYPGRVRLLLAFGLGLFFAAQAPGSSGAELSALLSSSYVTTLLSIAREFLVGLCLGFAGRLLFEGIRMAGDFAGVQIGLGLANVFDPTAQEQGNVLAQFWFLLATLMFLLLDGHHLYMRALSFSFTLIPLGGAVMPDTGLFLRLATGMFAIGLQLAAPFWVVMLLLDALMALYSRLAPQSNIFLLSLSLKVLVGLLLAWLLVPMLFQAIPLVLERLDDWLERILAGLAPR, encoded by the coding sequence ATGGAATGGACGACCGAGTACCTGGTGCGGTGGTTTTTGGTCGTTGTGCGCATCAGCGGCCTGCTGCTGGCCGCTCCGTTTTGGGGGATGGCTTTCTACCCAGGACGGGTGCGCCTGCTGCTGGCCTTCGGTCTGGGGCTGTTTTTCGCCGCACAAGCTCCGGGGAGCTCCGGGGCCGAGTTGTCCGCTCTTCTGAGCTCCTCATACGTTACGACGCTGCTGAGCATTGCGCGCGAGTTTCTGGTGGGCCTCTGCCTGGGCTTTGCGGGGCGCTTGCTCTTTGAGGGCATCCGCATGGCCGGGGATTTTGCGGGGGTGCAGATCGGTCTGGGCTTGGCCAACGTATTCGATCCAACGGCGCAGGAGCAAGGTAACGTCCTGGCTCAGTTTTGGTTTTTGCTGGCCACGTTGATGTTTCTGCTTCTGGACGGACATCATCTCTACATGCGCGCGCTCAGCTTTAGTTTTACCCTGATCCCGCTGGGAGGGGCCGTTATGCCCGATACAGGCCTGTTCCTGCGCCTGGCCACGGGCATGTTCGCGATCGGGCTCCAGCTGGCCGCTCCGTTCTGGGTGGTGATGCTGTTATTGGACGCGCTGATGGCCCTTTACAGCCGTCTGGCCCCGCAGAGCAACATCTTCCTGCTTTCCCTCTCCTTAAAGGTGCTTGTGGGCCTCTTGCTGGCCTGGCTGCTTGTGCCGATGCTGTTTCAAGCCATCCCGCTTGTGTTGGAGCGTCTGGACGATTGGCTGGAGCGCATCTTGGCCGGTCTGGCTCCTCGGTAG
- the fliQ gene encoding flagellar biosynthesis protein FliQ, which translates to MSTELALYWTQETLRITVLLAGPLLLGSLVIGLVISILQAVTSVQEMTLTYVPKMLIIAVLLLLLAPWLLNLMIDFTARILLSIPGISR; encoded by the coding sequence ATGAGCACCGAGCTGGCCCTATATTGGACGCAGGAGACGCTGCGCATCACTGTGTTGTTGGCCGGTCCGCTTTTACTTGGTTCTCTGGTGATTGGGCTTGTCATCAGCATCCTGCAGGCTGTCACCTCGGTACAGGAGATGACGCTTACGTACGTGCCCAAGATGCTCATAATCGCCGTGCTGTTGCTCCTGCTGGCGCCTTGGCTACTTAACCTTATGATCGATTTCACGGCCCGGATTCTGCTCTCCATCCCCGGCATTTCGCGCTAA
- the fliP gene encoding flagellar type III secretion system pore protein FliP (The bacterial flagellar biogenesis protein FliP forms a type III secretion system (T3SS)-type pore required for flagellar assembly.), translated as MKLILFGALCLALLEAPGLAAQGRGQASTPPAAPSAQLNPLPQSLPRIQLSVQPADGREDYALPIQLILLLTVLTLAPSIIIMMTSFTRLVVVFHFLRMALGTQQSPPNQVLIGLALFLSFFVMYPALSEINTQALQPYLNRQITQAEALERAAVPLKEFMLRQTRAKDLLLFMDLARLGPVQDPKQVPLYVLVPAFLISELRIAFQIGFLLYLPFLVIDLVVSSVLLSMGMMFLPPVMVSLPFKLLIFVLTDGWYLIVESMLRGFAR; from the coding sequence ATGAAGCTGATTCTGTTCGGCGCTCTGTGCCTTGCGCTCCTTGAGGCGCCGGGGCTGGCGGCGCAGGGCCGCGGGCAGGCCTCTACCCCTCCGGCTGCCCCCTCAGCGCAGCTAAACCCTCTTCCGCAGAGCCTGCCCCGAATCCAGCTTTCCGTTCAGCCAGCCGACGGGCGTGAGGACTACGCCCTGCCCATCCAGCTCATCCTGCTTTTGACCGTCCTCACCCTGGCCCCGTCGATCATCATCATGATGACCTCCTTTACGCGCCTGGTTGTGGTGTTCCACTTTTTGCGCATGGCGCTAGGCACGCAACAGTCCCCGCCCAATCAGGTCCTGATCGGGCTTGCTTTGTTTTTGAGCTTCTTTGTCATGTATCCCGCTCTAAGCGAGATCAACACGCAGGCCTTGCAGCCATATCTTAATCGACAAATCACCCAGGCCGAGGCCCTTGAGCGCGCCGCGGTGCCCCTGAAGGAGTTCATGCTCCGGCAGACCCGGGCCAAGGATCTTCTGCTGTTCATGGATCTGGCCCGCCTGGGGCCGGTGCAAGATCCGAAACAAGTGCCCCTGTATGTGCTTGTGCCCGCATTTTTGATCAGCGAGCTGCGCATCGCCTTTCAGATCGGGTTTTTGCTCTATTTGCCTTTTTTGGTGATCGATCTTGTCGTGTCCAGCGTGCTGCTCTCGATGGGCATGATGTTTCTGCCGCCCGTGATGGTCTCCTTGCCGTTTAAGCTCCTCATTTTCGTGCTCACGGACGGCTGGTATCTCATCGTCGAATCCATGCTGCGGGGGTTTGCCAGATGA
- a CDS encoding flagellar biosynthetic protein FliO has product MKTSGFGLSAWFPRPSGSGTPPDPLRRWAGLLLGLVGLLVLLWALLPAGGPPEPNAQEWLRGDSLARSGQRPAGSAFSWGTLLKTVLLVGALVGVLYWLKRRQPAQSPSGWMQTAAAHALPGGAHLVLVRAGDRWLLLGVTAQQVSLLAEYETPPFGYDSPEHWAGRS; this is encoded by the coding sequence ATGAAAACTTCGGGGTTCGGATTATCGGCCTGGTTTCCCCGGCCCAGCGGCTCCGGAACGCCTCCTGATCCGTTGCGCCGCTGGGCGGGCCTGCTGCTGGGGCTTGTGGGCCTGCTGGTGCTCTTGTGGGCGCTCTTGCCCGCCGGAGGGCCTCCTGAGCCCAATGCTCAAGAATGGCTGCGCGGCGACAGCCTGGCCCGTTCGGGGCAGCGCCCGGCCGGATCGGCCTTCTCCTGGGGCACATTGCTAAAGACCGTGTTGCTCGTTGGGGCCTTGGTGGGGGTGCTATACTGGCTCAAACGCCGACAGCCCGCTCAAAGCCCATCTGGCTGGATGCAAACCGCGGCCGCGCATGCGCTTCCGGGTGGCGCACACCTGGTATTGGTGCGCGCCGGCGATCGGTGGCTGCTTTTGGGCGTCACGGCCCAGCAGGTTAGCTTGCTAGCCGAATACGAAACCCCGCCGTTCGGATACGACTCCCCGGAACACTGGGCCGGCCGATCATGA
- the fliN gene encoding flagellar motor switch protein FliN, with protein sequence MRAWWNRLRAELEPALAGFFQTLLGKPVRVHFDTVAEGASEVKTAVSAEGLWVRLQEVRSQTLCWLLWTQEALGQLAQAMLGQSLEELEAGGSDLAAELTGQLWGALEPALRQAGLEMRWGAFEVISDKPSAQEPVDVGRLRLSTSDAEFGALFLLVPQRVLQVPSEAPHASPSGLAAAAVREEVPIRAAQFPELASERNGTPVANLEILADVHLEISVELGRRTMPLAEVLRLTKGSLIELDKLAGEPVDILVNGRKIAQGEVVVIDENFGVRIIGLVSPAQRLRNAS encoded by the coding sequence ATGCGCGCGTGGTGGAACCGCCTACGAGCGGAGCTTGAACCGGCCTTGGCCGGGTTTTTCCAGACCCTTCTGGGGAAGCCCGTTCGCGTCCACTTCGACACGGTGGCCGAAGGGGCCTCCGAGGTCAAAACCGCCGTATCGGCCGAAGGCCTTTGGGTGCGCCTGCAAGAAGTGCGCTCCCAGACCCTTTGTTGGCTTCTCTGGACTCAGGAGGCGCTCGGGCAACTGGCTCAAGCCATGCTGGGACAGAGCCTAGAGGAGCTCGAGGCGGGCGGCTCGGATCTAGCCGCCGAGCTCACAGGTCAGCTTTGGGGTGCGTTGGAGCCCGCCTTGCGCCAGGCCGGTCTTGAGATGCGCTGGGGGGCCTTCGAGGTGATCTCCGATAAGCCCTCTGCGCAGGAGCCCGTCGATGTAGGCCGACTGCGCCTGTCCACATCGGATGCGGAGTTCGGAGCGCTTTTTCTCCTTGTGCCCCAACGCGTGCTGCAGGTCCCCTCTGAGGCCCCTCATGCCAGCCCATCGGGTTTAGCCGCTGCGGCGGTACGGGAGGAGGTGCCGATTCGCGCGGCCCAGTTCCCCGAGTTGGCCTCCGAGCGTAACGGGACGCCCGTGGCGAATCTGGAGATCTTGGCCGATGTGCATCTGGAGATCTCCGTAGAGCTTGGCCGTCGGACCATGCCTCTGGCTGAGGTGCTGCGCCTGACCAAGGGGTCGCTAATCGAGCTCGATAAGCTGGCCGGCGAGCCCGTCGACATTCTCGTAAACGGCCGCAAGATCGCACAAGGCGAGGTGGTGGTGATCGATGAAAACTTCGGGGTTCGGATTATCGGCCTGGTTTCCCCGGCCCAGCGGCTCCGGAACGCCTCCTGA